One region of Peribacillus simplex genomic DNA includes:
- a CDS encoding putative PEP-binding protein → MQLLTKNKNTLNEKLHKIAQGFLSPRDVLFEIEEEQLTDLLSPNFVKENNQSPIGQGESILPGDVSGQLVLDRKLGELLLQEAQSRNTTINLIYSLTTGDLEDFYVLTSSKGFFTNQKARTTFCPVQASCEGIPTLVDVNCQYQFNIEPKMLTYTFNDGSKFYIEQPLREVIFEKDTINEGDYISLNANKGLIFKGNLSANPSTIIKVYQILSKAFLESLEIYGPANAEQNIIHSSTYQHNKQFLIETIESSEFVGFQKLLRAAYEVSELKVLSTAHTARTMTLTRMYGSDISLVNGDICLKGYSKRYGLGLLRDERMWNQSTDIDLMRIIFLGEEIVGENFSHYREKYLKRFTDMVYDVFKVGTGEIAVVRLLCMPYNMIFTKDFNTENFSEKYNLNNKAVSDRVNILANESETYHGCRGVRVTVQRQDICEIWCEGIIKAAHKAQTNDIDVTLQILLSMVTFPKEVSMFIETFEKLVQSYGIQDLVRGVSIMIETSGSFHVLEDILDVKGTNIELNGALFGGNDFTAACLNMNRADSAKSIIPEYVKLNIMPSSPFQIINEQIVGKSIVQGLRRTKLLKLSNEREYLMGLGGEIAGSWQSVKWLSKHAAPHGLNYVSTPPDRILFSLFASAQSVLQALYSDIS, encoded by the coding sequence ATGCAATTGCTAACTAAAAATAAAAACACATTAAATGAAAAGTTACATAAAATAGCACAAGGTTTTTTATCTCCAAGAGATGTGTTATTTGAAATCGAGGAAGAACAGTTAACAGATCTCCTTTCTCCTAACTTTGTTAAGGAAAATAATCAATCCCCCATCGGACAGGGGGAAAGTATTCTACCTGGGGATGTATCCGGTCAACTAGTTCTTGATAGAAAATTAGGGGAGCTATTGTTACAAGAAGCCCAAAGTAGAAACACAACTATTAACTTAATCTATTCTCTAACAACTGGGGATTTAGAAGATTTTTATGTTTTAACATCATCTAAAGGTTTTTTCACTAACCAGAAGGCACGTACTACATTTTGCCCTGTTCAAGCTAGTTGTGAAGGTATTCCAACGTTAGTTGATGTTAACTGCCAATACCAATTTAATATAGAACCTAAAATGTTAACTTATACATTTAATGATGGTAGTAAATTTTATATTGAACAACCATTAAGAGAAGTCATTTTTGAAAAAGATACGATAAATGAAGGTGATTACATTTCATTAAATGCTAATAAAGGATTAATTTTCAAAGGTAATTTATCGGCTAATCCTTCAACTATCATTAAAGTTTATCAAATTCTTTCAAAAGCTTTTCTAGAGTCATTAGAGATTTATGGTCCAGCTAATGCAGAACAAAATATTATTCATTCCAGTACATATCAACATAATAAACAATTTCTTATTGAAACTATTGAGTCTTCAGAGTTTGTTGGTTTCCAAAAGTTATTAAGGGCTGCATACGAAGTTTCGGAACTCAAAGTATTATCGACAGCACATACTGCTAGAACAATGACTCTCACCCGAATGTATGGAAGTGATATCTCACTAGTAAATGGTGATATTTGCTTAAAGGGTTATTCAAAAAGATACGGATTAGGATTATTAAGAGATGAACGGATGTGGAATCAATCCACTGATATTGATTTAATGAGAATCATATTTCTAGGTGAAGAAATTGTTGGTGAAAATTTCTCTCATTATAGAGAGAAATATTTAAAAAGATTTACCGACATGGTTTATGACGTGTTTAAAGTAGGGACAGGAGAAATCGCTGTTGTTAGATTATTATGTATGCCCTATAACATGATCTTTACGAAAGATTTTAACACAGAGAATTTCTCTGAAAAATATAATTTAAATAATAAAGCTGTTAGTGATCGTGTTAACATTCTTGCGAATGAATCGGAAACATACCACGGTTGTCGGGGAGTGAGAGTTACCGTCCAAAGACAAGATATATGTGAGATCTGGTGCGAAGGTATTATTAAAGCAGCACACAAAGCACAAACCAATGATATTGATGTTACACTTCAAATTTTATTATCGATGGTTACCTTTCCAAAAGAGGTTTCTATGTTTATAGAAACTTTTGAAAAACTTGTACAATCATACGGTATTCAAGATTTAGTTCGTGGAGTATCTATAATGATTGAAACATCTGGTTCTTTCCATGTATTAGAAGATATTTTAGACGTTAAAGGAACAAATATAGAACTAAATGGTGCATTATTTGGGGGTAACGACTTTACTGCAGCGTGCCTTAATATGAATAGAGCAGACTCAGCTAAGTCTATTATTCCAGAGTACGTTAAATTAAATATAATGCCAAGTAGCCCATTTCAAATTATTAATGAACAAATTGTAGGAAAGTCAATTGTACAAGGCCTAAGAAGGACAAAACTTTTAAAACTATCGAACGAAAGAGAATATCTAATGGGTTTAGGCGGAGAGATAGCAGGTTCTTGGCAATCAGTAAAATGGCTATCTAAACATGCGGCTCCTCATGGATTAAATTATGTTTCAACTCCACCAGATAGAATATTATTTTCACTATTTGCAAGCGCTCAATCAGTTTTGCAAGCTTTATATAGTGACATTTCATAA
- a CDS encoding L-lactate permease has protein sequence MNLIIALLPFISIFVLLFVFKQTSLRSGLLSYIVTLLIILVYPSYHITVESTLHASFKGFLISFVAAYVLFFGILFFHLINNTGGIRAIASFLSEVTTDQILQVILLVIGLSPLLESTSGFGIAFMIVAPILIALGFSPMKAASIGLVSLLAVPWGALSTGTVIGAQIGGIPLQELGTGTAIISIPVFIYFLLIAVYLAGGKDAIKYRWKEILLLSVIFSISIFLFNAFVSVELAGVLSSLVTSSIGLLVIKIKNSSSLKMINETVIETSVSENNGTNLNIIKVMSPYLILTLLIFISRLIPSIKKFLESHFVIELPSFSFSLALLYSPGFWLFITCLYTIFIFKISKSIIWSSLKISIKQWVPFVISTTAFVAISQLMTTANMTFAIANAAGLIFGSMFIFVSPFIGGIGGFLTGSNTGSNAMFTQLQVETAKKTGLPLNLIASIQNTSSSHSTMASPSRIMLGASLCRIESEENRLLKKMSIIVLGAILLIIILTVGFLVFDFWF, from the coding sequence ATGAATCTAATAATAGCCTTATTGCCTTTTATATCTATATTTGTACTTTTATTTGTTTTTAAACAAACATCACTCCGGTCTGGACTCTTATCTTACATTGTTACACTGCTTATTATTTTGGTATATCCTAGTTACCATATAACAGTAGAAAGTACTTTACATGCCTCCTTTAAAGGATTTTTAATTTCCTTTGTAGCAGCGTATGTTTTATTCTTTGGTATACTCTTTTTTCATCTAATTAATAATACTGGTGGAATTCGGGCGATTGCTTCATTTCTTTCAGAAGTAACAACTGATCAGATTTTGCAAGTCATTCTATTAGTTATAGGGCTTTCTCCACTTTTAGAATCAACGAGTGGCTTTGGAATAGCATTTATGATTGTAGCACCCATTTTAATTGCTTTAGGGTTTAGTCCTATGAAAGCAGCATCTATTGGACTTGTTAGTTTACTTGCAGTCCCCTGGGGAGCATTATCCACGGGAACAGTAATTGGGGCACAAATTGGGGGAATTCCCCTTCAGGAACTTGGTACAGGAACTGCAATTATAAGCATCCCTGTTTTTATTTATTTTTTATTAATTGCTGTTTATTTAGCTGGGGGTAAAGACGCAATAAAATATAGATGGAAGGAAATCCTTTTACTTTCAGTTATCTTTTCTATTTCAATATTTCTATTTAATGCTTTTGTTAGTGTTGAACTGGCCGGGGTACTCAGTTCATTGGTTACTAGTAGTATCGGATTACTGGTTATAAAGATAAAAAACTCTTCATCATTAAAAATGATAAATGAAACCGTTATCGAAACCTCTGTATCTGAAAATAACGGTACAAATTTGAATATCATCAAGGTTATGAGTCCTTATTTAATACTTACCCTATTAATTTTCATTTCAAGGCTTATCCCTTCAATAAAAAAATTTCTAGAATCACATTTTGTCATTGAATTACCTTCCTTTTCATTTTCATTAGCATTACTTTACTCACCAGGATTTTGGCTTTTTATTACATGTTTATATACCATATTCATTTTCAAAATCTCTAAAAGCATTATTTGGAGTTCGCTTAAAATTTCTATAAAACAATGGGTTCCCTTTGTAATTTCCACCACAGCATTTGTAGCAATTTCTCAACTAATGACTACAGCAAATATGACATTTGCGATTGCTAATGCTGCAGGTTTAATTTTCGGAAGTATGTTTATATTTGTCTCTCCTTTTATTGGAGGAATTGGAGGATTTCTTACGGGAAGTAATACAGGATCAAATGCTATGTTTACTCAACTACAAGTTGAAACTGCTAAGAAAACCGGATTGCCATTAAATTTAATTGCTAGTATTCAAAATACAAGCTCTTCTCATTCAACTATGGCCAGCCCCTCTAGAATTATGTTAGGTGCATCATTATGTCGAATTGAATCCGAAGAAAATCGTTTATTAAAAAAGATGTCCATAATAGTTCTTGGAGCAATATTATTAATAATCATTTTGACTGTTGGCTTTTTGGTTTTTGATTTTTGGTTTTAA
- a CDS encoding histidine kinase yields the protein MLEQFRRKTPDEILNSILKIKKGRLKIILGAVSGSGKTYHMLLEGNDLKKRGIDVVVGIISASNRPKTLEQVGGLEIIPAIEWEVKGETKHDLDLDEIFARNPEVVLVDLLAHKNRPSAKNATRLEDVQELIDNKISVITTINIYELAGVKEVAEHLTGLPIHVSNTVPEDTLSHADEVKLLDVTPEAILKRLQEGDLDEKHEQVKGHAHLFKRHNLAVLRELSLRFLAGEVEDDLYEYRERKGLSGPSGASERILVCAQYHWNGSILIRRGDQIAKRLGSDLLVTCFIPNQKSLSKVEATFKRSIGKLIKKLDGTFEEISISKENIAEEIVAYALLHNVTRIILGQSKRTRWEEIIHGSIVNRILRITKNIDVFVVADRAEVEGERIIPAIQTQRKKENPYRRLSSTELKEKIQKVKRGTLKVYIGAAPGVGKTYTMLREANQLRKNGIDVVIGLLETHGRKDTGNQIGCLDMIPRKKVQYKNVTLEEMDLDTIILRNPEVVLVDELAHTNIPGSKNAKRYEDVEEILSAGISVISTMNIQHLESLNDSVEQISGVRVRETVPDRILHLADELELIDISPKTLRQRMREGNIYTMDKVEQSLSNFFKTGNLIALRELALRELADDVDDRLESYERKNGVRGPWRTEEVIFVCVNLRQDSERLIRRGFRIAYRLKAQWFVVYVKDHQNLSNEEEVILKRVMVLTERLGGIFEIYHATHRRLVVKEITGQLKNKKATQVIIGHSARSRWQEIKEGSIVERLLRETRYLDVLVVAD from the coding sequence ATGTTAGAACAATTCCGAAGAAAAACCCCAGATGAGATATTGAATTCCATATTAAAAATAAAAAAGGGCCGGCTGAAAATTATACTTGGCGCAGTCAGTGGTTCAGGCAAAACCTATCATATGCTTCTTGAAGGAAACGATTTGAAAAAGCGAGGTATTGATGTCGTTGTCGGTATTATTAGCGCATCTAATCGTCCGAAAACCTTGGAACAAGTGGGAGGTCTTGAAATCATTCCAGCTATCGAATGGGAAGTTAAAGGAGAGACTAAGCATGATTTAGACTTGGATGAAATATTCGCAAGAAACCCTGAAGTTGTGTTGGTAGACCTGCTTGCTCATAAAAACAGACCTTCTGCCAAAAACGCTACAAGACTAGAAGATGTACAGGAGTTAATTGACAATAAAATCAGTGTCATTACAACCATAAATATTTATGAACTTGCCGGTGTTAAAGAAGTAGCAGAACATCTCACGGGACTCCCAATTCATGTGAGTAATACTGTGCCAGAGGATACGCTTTCTCACGCTGATGAAGTGAAATTATTGGACGTAACCCCCGAAGCTATCCTAAAACGTCTACAAGAAGGAGATTTAGATGAAAAACATGAGCAAGTAAAAGGACATGCTCACCTTTTTAAAAGACATAACTTAGCTGTACTTAGGGAATTATCCCTTCGCTTCCTGGCAGGGGAGGTAGAGGATGATTTATACGAATATCGAGAGCGTAAAGGGTTATCTGGTCCCTCTGGTGCTTCAGAGCGAATCTTAGTATGTGCTCAATATCATTGGAATGGTTCCATTTTAATCCGAAGGGGAGATCAAATTGCCAAGCGATTAGGCAGTGATTTATTAGTTACTTGTTTTATCCCTAATCAAAAATCACTTTCCAAAGTAGAAGCCACATTTAAACGATCAATTGGGAAATTAATAAAAAAATTAGATGGGACGTTTGAAGAAATATCTATCAGTAAGGAAAACATTGCTGAAGAAATTGTGGCCTATGCTTTATTGCATAATGTCACTCGAATTATACTTGGTCAGTCTAAAAGAACTCGTTGGGAAGAGATTATTCATGGATCCATCGTCAATCGGATTTTACGTATAACAAAGAATATTGATGTATTTGTTGTTGCAGACCGAGCTGAAGTGGAAGGAGAACGGATCATACCTGCTATTCAAACACAGAGGAAAAAAGAAAATCCCTATCGCAGGCTATCTTCAACCGAATTAAAAGAGAAGATACAAAAAGTTAAAAGAGGTACCTTAAAAGTATATATTGGTGCTGCTCCTGGAGTAGGAAAAACATATACTATGTTAAGGGAAGCCAATCAATTAAGGAAAAATGGAATCGACGTAGTCATTGGCTTACTAGAAACACACGGGCGTAAGGATACGGGGAATCAGATAGGGTGTTTAGACATGATCCCTAGAAAAAAAGTGCAATATAAAAATGTAACCTTGGAAGAAATGGACCTTGATACTATCATTCTGCGTAATCCTGAAGTAGTACTAGTGGATGAGTTAGCTCATACGAACATTCCGGGTAGTAAAAATGCTAAACGGTATGAGGATGTAGAAGAGATACTAAGTGCAGGAATTTCTGTAATTTCCACTATGAATATTCAACATTTAGAGAGTTTAAATGACAGTGTCGAACAAATTTCTGGAGTCCGAGTAAGGGAAACTGTACCGGACCGGATCCTACATTTAGCAGACGAGCTGGAATTAATAGATATTTCGCCTAAGACATTAAGACAACGTATGCGAGAAGGTAACATTTATACAATGGATAAAGTAGAGCAGTCGTTAAGCAATTTCTTTAAAACTGGAAACCTAATTGCGCTCAGGGAGCTTGCATTACGTGAGTTAGCAGACGATGTAGATGATCGGCTGGAATCATATGAACGGAAAAATGGCGTAAGAGGACCTTGGCGAACAGAGGAAGTCATTTTTGTTTGTGTAAATTTACGTCAAGATTCAGAACGTTTAATACGAAGGGGATTTCGAATAGCGTATCGTTTGAAGGCCCAATGGTTTGTTGTTTATGTAAAAGACCATCAAAACTTGTCTAATGAAGAGGAAGTCATATTGAAAAGAGTCATGGTTCTAACGGAACGATTAGGAGGGATATTTGAAATATACCATGCCACACATCGGCGTTTAGTAGTAAAAGAAATAACGGGACAATTAAAAAATAAAAAAGCAACACAAGTAATTATAGGTCATTCAGCTAGGTCGAGGTGGCAAGAAATAAAAGAAGGCTCCATTGTTGAACGTCTTCTTCGCGAGACGAGGTATTTAGATGTACTAGTGGTAGCTGATTGA
- the kdpC gene encoding potassium-transporting ATPase subunit KdpC, protein MLKNIRVVLVLLVMCGIAYPLLMTGVAQVIMPAKADGSLIKNESGKIIGSELIGQSFKDPGYFHGRVSSIEYDAAGSGTPNYAPSNEDMIKRTKKDLATFLKENPTVKQEEIPADLLTNSSSGLDPNISPQGAKIQVSRIAKERGVSEKSIFNLVDKYTEGRSLGVFGDPRVNVLKLNIALDQLK, encoded by the coding sequence ATGTTGAAAAATATACGCGTAGTTCTGGTGCTACTTGTTATGTGTGGAATTGCCTATCCATTGCTAATGACAGGTGTTGCTCAAGTCATTATGCCTGCAAAAGCAGATGGCAGTTTAATAAAAAACGAATCAGGAAAAATCATAGGTTCTGAACTAATTGGTCAATCTTTTAAGGACCCAGGTTACTTTCATGGTCGTGTTTCTTCTATAGAATATGATGCGGCAGGCTCAGGTACACCCAATTATGCCCCATCCAATGAGGACATGATCAAGCGCACAAAAAAAGATTTGGCAACATTTTTAAAAGAGAACCCTACTGTCAAACAAGAGGAGATACCTGCTGATTTACTGACAAACTCTAGTTCGGGCCTTGATCCAAATATTTCACCCCAAGGGGCGAAAATTCAGGTATCACGCATTGCTAAAGAGCGAGGTGTATCTGAAAAAAGTATATTTAATCTTGTTGATAAATATACGGAAGGACGGTCATTAGGAGTTTTTGGAGACCCCCGAGTGAATGTATTAAAATTAAACATAGCATTGGACCAACTAAAATAA
- the kdpB gene encoding potassium-transporting ATPase subunit KdpB, with product MSTTRKGTLNKEIVWQAIKDAFKKLDPRIMARNPVMFVVEIGFVITLLLSIFPNFFGGTSDRGYNIAVSVILLVTILFANFAEALAEGRGKAQAESLKKTKQDTKAKLWQKDGSIMVVEATELRKGDIVLVETNDLIPTDGSVIEGVAAVDESAITGESAPVIKESGGDFCSVTGGTKVISDFIKIIVTSDPGESFLDRMINLVEGAKRQKTPNEIALSTLLISLTLIFLLVCTTLVPIASYIKVTLPIATLVALLVCLIPTTIGGLLSAIGIAGMDRVTQFNVIAMSGKAVEAAGDINTIILDKTGTITHGNRMASAFLPVKGISQAELNKVAVHSSLHDETPEGRSVIELAKKAGLSDKELDKTGTVGIEFTAETRMSGTDFSDGRKIRKGAADSIRQYLQQQGEKVPGDLESITNEVASAGGTPLVVAEGNRVLGVIYLKDTVKPGMRERFDELRKMGIKTVMCTGDNPLTANTIAKEAGVDDFIAEAKPEDKISVIKQEQAQGKLVAMTGDGTNDAPALAQADVGLAMNTGTVAAKEAANMVDLDSDPTKIIEVVAIGKQLLMTRGALTTFSIANDVAKYFAIIPAMFMLAIPQMKALNIMNLATPQSAILSALIFNAVIIPLLIPLAMKGVKYVPMSASRLLTKNLFIYGLGGVIVPFIGIKLIDVILVMFHLA from the coding sequence ATGAGTACAACGCGTAAAGGGACTCTCAATAAGGAAATTGTCTGGCAAGCTATAAAAGATGCCTTTAAAAAATTAGATCCAAGAATAATGGCTCGAAATCCTGTCATGTTTGTAGTTGAAATAGGATTTGTAATCACTCTTTTACTATCCATATTCCCAAACTTTTTTGGAGGAACATCGGATAGGGGTTATAACATAGCCGTAAGCGTAATACTGCTTGTTACAATACTCTTTGCTAACTTTGCCGAAGCATTAGCAGAGGGGCGGGGTAAAGCGCAAGCCGAAAGCCTGAAAAAGACGAAACAGGATACCAAGGCAAAGTTATGGCAAAAAGATGGTTCTATAATGGTTGTGGAAGCCACAGAACTCCGTAAAGGCGATATTGTCTTGGTGGAAACCAATGATTTAATCCCAACCGATGGTAGTGTAATTGAAGGAGTAGCCGCAGTAGATGAGTCCGCAATTACTGGCGAATCAGCTCCTGTAATCAAAGAATCTGGTGGGGACTTCTGTTCTGTAACTGGAGGAACGAAAGTCATCAGTGACTTTATCAAAATTATCGTTACTTCAGACCCAGGTGAATCCTTTCTTGATCGAATGATTAACCTCGTAGAAGGAGCTAAAAGGCAAAAAACACCTAACGAAATTGCACTGAGTACCCTGCTTATTAGTTTGACCCTTATCTTTTTGCTTGTTTGCACTACACTAGTACCAATTGCTTCTTATATTAAAGTCACATTACCCATAGCAACCTTAGTTGCATTACTGGTCTGTTTGATACCAACAACCATTGGGGGCCTATTGTCTGCCATTGGGATAGCGGGTATGGATAGGGTTACTCAATTTAACGTCATTGCCATGTCGGGAAAAGCTGTCGAAGCAGCTGGTGACATTAATACCATAATCCTTGATAAAACAGGAACGATCACCCATGGGAACCGCATGGCTTCAGCTTTTTTACCGGTTAAGGGGATAAGCCAAGCTGAGTTAAATAAAGTGGCTGTTCATTCATCATTACACGATGAAACGCCTGAAGGCCGATCTGTCATCGAACTTGCTAAAAAAGCCGGTTTATCTGATAAAGAATTAGATAAAACCGGGACAGTAGGAATTGAGTTCACGGCTGAAACTCGGATGAGTGGTACAGACTTTTCTGATGGTAGAAAAATCAGAAAAGGTGCTGCTGATTCAATAAGACAATATTTACAGCAACAAGGTGAAAAAGTACCTGGGGATTTAGAGAGCATTACTAATGAAGTCGCATCTGCGGGTGGTACGCCACTAGTTGTTGCAGAAGGAAACCGTGTGCTGGGTGTCATTTACTTGAAGGATACAGTAAAACCAGGCATGAGGGAACGCTTTGATGAATTGCGGAAAATGGGAATTAAAACCGTTATGTGTACCGGTGATAACCCATTGACTGCTAATACCATTGCTAAAGAAGCCGGAGTAGATGATTTTATTGCCGAAGCCAAGCCTGAAGATAAAATTTCTGTCATTAAACAGGAACAAGCACAAGGCAAACTTGTGGCCATGACGGGAGATGGAACGAATGATGCCCCTGCATTGGCCCAGGCTGATGTTGGATTGGCGATGAATACAGGAACCGTCGCAGCGAAGGAAGCCGCGAATATGGTGGATTTGGATTCTGACCCTACAAAAATTATCGAGGTAGTGGCCATCGGGAAACAGTTACTCATGACACGGGGTGCCTTGACAACCTTCAGTATTGCGAATGATGTGGCTAAATACTTTGCGATCATTCCAGCTATGTTTATGTTGGCCATTCCGCAGATGAAGGCTCTAAATATTATGAATCTGGCTACACCACAAAGTGCTATTTTATCAGCTTTAATTTTTAACGCTGTTATTATCCCCCTTCTCATACCATTGGCAATGAAGGGTGTAAAATACGTTCCTATGAGTGCTTCAAGATTATTAACCAAGAATTTGTTCATATACGGATTAGGTGGAGTGATAGTTCCTTTCATAGGAATCAAACTTATCGATGTAATCCTAGTCATGTTTCATTTAGCTTAA
- the kdpA gene encoding potassium-transporting ATPase subunit KdpA, whose amino-acid sequence MDFLQIGLVLALVIILAIPLAKYLANVYSLETTKQDRMFGWLERGIYKLSGINTGDMNWKQYVKALLLSNLVMFIISYMIIRFQGILPGNPSKIDNMDPLLAFNTAVSFLTNTNLQHYSGESGLSYLSQMVVIIFLMFTTPATGLSLCMAFFRGLTGQFSMGNFYVDLIRSITRVLLPLSILIGLVLVSQGVPQTLDPTAIATTLEGAKQNIARGPVAALESIKHLGTNGGGFFGVNSAHPFENPNGFTNILEILSMFLIPVALPLTFGYMAKNKKLGWILFSAMGLMFLVFLGVTYFSEQNGNPALERIGISQENGSMEGKEVRFGIAQSALFTAVTTAATTGTVNNMHDTLTPLGGLVPLAEMMLNCVFGGDGVGTVNILMYAIMAVFIAGLMVGRTPEFLGKKIEGREMKLIAIAILLHPLIILVPSAIALATQMGTSAISNPGFHGISQVVYEFTSSAANNGSGFEGLGDNTPFWNLSTGLVMLFGRYFSMIALIAVAGSLLTKKRVPETIGTFKTDNSTFLVILLATVLVIGALTFFPVIALGPVAEWLTIR is encoded by the coding sequence ATGGATTTTTTACAAATCGGTCTGGTATTGGCACTCGTCATTATCCTGGCAATACCACTGGCGAAATATTTAGCTAATGTTTATTCCCTTGAAACAACAAAACAAGATCGGATGTTTGGATGGTTAGAAAGGGGCATTTATAAATTATCTGGTATTAATACCGGTGATATGAACTGGAAGCAATATGTAAAGGCACTACTATTGAGTAATTTAGTCATGTTTATTATTTCGTACATGATCATTCGATTTCAAGGAATTTTACCGGGTAACCCAAGTAAGATAGACAACATGGATCCATTATTGGCATTCAATACTGCTGTAAGCTTCCTTACCAATACCAATTTACAGCACTACAGCGGGGAATCGGGACTTTCTTATTTATCGCAAATGGTCGTCATCATATTTTTGATGTTCACGACACCAGCTACCGGTCTTTCGTTATGTATGGCTTTTTTCAGAGGCCTGACCGGGCAGTTCAGTATGGGGAATTTTTATGTGGATTTAATTCGTTCCATCACCCGGGTACTACTGCCGTTATCTATCTTAATCGGTCTTGTCCTAGTATCTCAAGGGGTTCCGCAAACCCTTGATCCTACGGCCATTGCAACTACATTGGAAGGTGCGAAGCAGAATATTGCACGTGGGCCAGTAGCTGCGTTAGAGTCTATTAAACATTTAGGGACAAATGGCGGTGGATTTTTTGGTGTCAACTCGGCACATCCCTTTGAGAATCCTAATGGTTTCACCAATATATTAGAGATTTTATCAATGTTTCTGATACCTGTTGCCCTTCCATTAACGTTTGGATATATGGCAAAAAACAAGAAATTAGGTTGGATTCTTTTTTCAGCAATGGGATTAATGTTCCTTGTGTTCTTAGGTGTTACGTATTTCAGCGAACAAAATGGAAATCCAGCATTAGAGAGAATAGGGATTTCTCAAGAGAATGGAAGTATGGAAGGGAAGGAGGTGCGGTTTGGAATCGCACAGAGTGCCCTTTTTACAGCCGTTACGACAGCAGCTACTACAGGTACAGTCAATAATATGCATGATACGCTTACTCCACTTGGAGGATTAGTGCCATTGGCAGAAATGATGTTGAACTGTGTGTTTGGCGGTGATGGAGTAGGGACGGTCAATATTCTTATGTACGCAATAATGGCTGTATTCATTGCCGGGTTGATGGTTGGACGAACGCCGGAGTTTTTAGGTAAGAAAATTGAAGGTAGGGAAATGAAACTAATAGCGATTGCCATCCTTTTACATCCATTAATCATCTTAGTTCCGTCGGCCATTGCTTTAGCTACACAAATGGGCACTTCGGCTATTTCTAATCCGGGTTTTCATGGAATTTCGCAGGTTGTTTATGAGTTTACCTCTTCAGCAGCTAATAATGGCTCCGGATTTGAAGGTTTAGGGGATAACACTCCATTTTGGAATCTATCCACCGGCTTAGTCATGCTGTTTGGCCGTTACTTTTCTATGATTGCACTAATCGCTGTCGCAGGTTCATTACTTACAAAGAAACGAGTTCCCGAGACGATTGGAACGTTTAAGACAGATAATAGCACTTTCCTGGTCATTCTCTTAGCAACGGTATTAGTTATTGGCGCTTTGACGTTCTTCCCAGTAATTGCACTCGGACCAGTAGCAGAATGGCTCACAATTAGATAA
- a CDS encoding potassium-transporting ATPase subunit F: MFLLFIVGALSLYLIHALIYPEKY, from the coding sequence ATGTTTTTATTATTTATTGTTGGAGCACTTTCGTTGTATTTAATTCATGCTTTAATTTACCCGGAAAAATATTAA
- a CDS encoding DUF2294 domain-containing protein: MLNPKKKLEAEISAAFIKFQRDLIGRGPQEAKTYIINDMLITRFKGVLTVEEKHLVSHNSGKKLVKKMRSLLREMYTKDYEKIVEDHTGCKVLSSHSDISTKTGERIEVFILDKDLER; the protein is encoded by the coding sequence ATGTTAAATCCAAAAAAGAAACTTGAAGCAGAAATAAGTGCAGCATTTATTAAGTTCCAGCGTGATCTGATAGGCAGAGGACCACAGGAAGCAAAAACATATATAATTAATGACATGTTGATTACTCGTTTTAAAGGGGTCCTGACTGTGGAAGAAAAGCATCTTGTCAGTCACAATTCCGGCAAAAAACTTGTAAAAAAAATGCGCTCGCTTCTTCGTGAAATGTACACTAAGGATTACGAAAAAATAGTTGAAGATCATACTGGATGTAAAGTTCTTTCTTCCCATAGTGATATTAGCACTAAAACAGGTGAAAGAATTGAAGTTTTTATACTGGATAAAGATTTAGAGAGGTAA